Proteins co-encoded in one Synechococcus elongatus PCC 6301 genomic window:
- the secA gene encoding preprotein translocase subunit SecA: protein MLNLLLGDPNVRKVKKYKPLVTEINLLEEDIEPLSDKDLIAKTAEFRQKLDKVSHSPAAEKELLAELLPEAFAVMREASKRVLGLRHFDVQMIGGMILHDGQIAEMKTGEGKTLVATLPSYLNALSGKGAHVVTVNDYLARRDAEWMGQVHRFLGLSVGLIQQGMSPEERRRNYNCDITYATNSELGFDYLRDNMAAVIEEVVQRPFNYAVIDEVDSILIDEARTPLIISGQVDRPSEKYMRASEVAALLQRSTNTDSEEEPDGDYEVDEKGRNVLLTDQGFINAEQLLGVSDLFDSNDPWAHYIFNAIKAKELFIKDVNYIVRGGEIVIVDEFTGRVMPGRRWSDGLHQAVESKEGVEIQPETQTLASITYQNFFLLYPKLSGMTGTAKTEELEFEKTYKLEVTVVPTNRVSRRRDQPDVVYKTEIGKWRAIAADCAELHAEGRPVLVGTTSVEKSEFLSQLLNEQGIPHNLLNAKPENVEREAEIVAQAGRRGAVTISTNMAGRGTDIILGGNADYMARLKLREYWMPQLVSFEEDGFGIAGVAGLEGGRPAAQGFGSPNGQKPRKTWKASSDIFPAELSTEAEKLLKAAVDLGVKTYGGNSLSELVAEDKIATAAEKAPTDDPVIQKLREAYQQVRKEYEAVTKQEQAEVVELGGLHVIGTERHESRRVDNQLRGRAGRQGDPGSTRFFLSLEDNLLRIFGGDRVAKLMNAFRVEEDMPIESGMLTRSLEGAQKKVETYYYDIRKQVFEYDEVMNNQRRAIYAERRRVLEGRELKEQVIQYGERTMDEIVDAHINVDLPSEEWDLEKLVNKVKQFVYLLEDLEAKQLEDLSPEAIKIFLHEQLRIAYDLKEAQIDQIQPGLMRQAERYFILQQIDTLWREHLQAMEALRESVGLRGYGQKDPLLEYKSEGYELFLEMMTAIRRNVIYSMFMFDPQPQARPQAEVV, encoded by the coding sequence ATGCTGAATTTGCTGCTGGGCGATCCCAACGTCCGCAAAGTCAAAAAGTACAAACCCCTCGTCACTGAAATCAATCTGTTGGAAGAGGACATTGAGCCACTGTCCGACAAGGATTTAATTGCCAAAACGGCTGAGTTTCGCCAGAAGCTCGACAAGGTTTCCCACTCGCCAGCTGCAGAGAAGGAATTGCTGGCGGAGTTGCTGCCCGAAGCCTTTGCGGTCATGCGCGAAGCCAGTAAACGAGTGCTGGGGCTGCGCCACTTTGATGTGCAGATGATCGGCGGCATGATTCTGCACGACGGTCAGATTGCCGAGATGAAGACGGGTGAAGGGAAAACCCTCGTCGCTACGCTGCCGTCCTATCTCAATGCACTGTCGGGTAAAGGTGCGCACGTCGTCACCGTCAACGACTACTTGGCTCGCCGCGACGCGGAATGGATGGGACAAGTCCACCGCTTCCTAGGCTTGAGTGTTGGCCTAATCCAGCAGGGAATGTCGCCGGAAGAGCGTCGCCGCAACTACAACTGCGACATTACCTACGCTACCAACAGCGAACTGGGCTTTGATTACCTGCGCGACAACATGGCCGCAGTGATTGAAGAGGTAGTCCAGCGTCCCTTCAACTACGCCGTGATCGACGAGGTGGACTCGATTCTGATCGACGAAGCCCGGACACCCTTGATCATTTCCGGTCAGGTCGATCGCCCGAGCGAAAAATACATGCGGGCATCGGAAGTCGCGGCGCTCTTGCAGCGATCGACGAATACGGACAGTGAAGAAGAGCCGGATGGCGATTACGAAGTTGACGAAAAAGGCCGTAATGTCCTGCTGACGGATCAAGGCTTTATCAACGCTGAGCAATTGTTAGGTGTCAGCGATCTGTTTGACTCCAATGACCCTTGGGCTCACTACATCTTTAATGCGATTAAGGCCAAGGAGCTGTTCATTAAAGATGTGAACTACATCGTGCGCGGTGGCGAGATTGTCATCGTCGATGAGTTCACAGGGCGCGTGATGCCTGGGCGTCGCTGGAGTGATGGTCTGCATCAGGCCGTGGAGTCGAAGGAAGGCGTCGAGATTCAACCCGAAACCCAAACCCTTGCTTCGATTACTTACCAAAACTTCTTCCTGCTCTACCCCAAACTGTCGGGCATGACCGGTACGGCGAAGACAGAAGAGTTGGAGTTTGAGAAGACTTACAAGCTAGAAGTAACCGTTGTTCCGACCAACCGAGTCAGCCGTCGTCGGGATCAGCCTGATGTCGTCTACAAAACTGAGATCGGCAAGTGGCGTGCGATCGCAGCGGACTGTGCTGAACTGCACGCGGAAGGTCGTCCTGTTCTGGTCGGTACTACCAGTGTTGAGAAGTCGGAGTTCCTGTCACAACTGCTGAATGAGCAGGGCATCCCCCACAACCTGCTCAACGCCAAACCCGAAAACGTAGAACGCGAGGCGGAAATCGTTGCACAGGCAGGCCGTCGGGGTGCCGTCACGATTTCGACCAACATGGCAGGTCGCGGGACCGACATCATCTTGGGCGGTAATGCGGACTACATGGCGCGGCTGAAGCTGCGCGAGTATTGGATGCCGCAACTGGTCAGCTTCGAAGAGGATGGCTTTGGCATTGCTGGGGTTGCTGGTTTAGAGGGCGGTCGCCCGGCAGCGCAAGGTTTTGGGTCGCCCAACGGCCAGAAGCCACGCAAGACTTGGAAAGCGTCGTCGGATATTTTCCCAGCAGAACTGAGTACTGAGGCCGAAAAGCTGCTGAAAGCAGCGGTAGACCTCGGGGTGAAAACCTACGGCGGTAACAGCCTCTCGGAGCTGGTAGCGGAAGACAAGATCGCTACGGCGGCTGAGAAGGCGCCGACGGATGATCCGGTGATTCAAAAACTGCGGGAAGCCTACCAGCAAGTCCGCAAAGAATACGAAGCAGTCACGAAGCAGGAGCAAGCCGAGGTCGTTGAACTGGGCGGCCTGCATGTGATTGGTACGGAACGCCACGAGTCACGCCGAGTGGATAACCAGTTGCGCGGTCGTGCCGGTCGGCAAGGGGACCCAGGATCCACGCGTTTCTTCCTGAGCTTGGAAGATAACCTGCTGCGGATTTTTGGTGGCGATCGCGTGGCCAAACTGATGAATGCCTTCCGCGTCGAAGAAGATATGCCGATCGAGTCGGGCATGCTGACGCGATCGCTCGAGGGTGCTCAGAAGAAGGTCGAGACCTACTACTACGACATCCGCAAGCAGGTGTTTGAGTACGACGAGGTGATGAACAACCAGCGTCGTGCCATCTATGCAGAACGCCGCCGTGTTCTCGAAGGACGAGAGCTAAAAGAACAAGTGATTCAGTACGGCGAACGGACGATGGATGAAATCGTCGATGCCCACATCAATGTGGATTTGCCGTCGGAAGAGTGGGATCTGGAAAAGCTGGTCAATAAGGTCAAGCAGTTCGTCTATCTGCTTGAAGACCTAGAGGCCAAGCAACTGGAAGACCTGTCTCCTGAGGCGATCAAGATCTTCCTGCACGAGCAATTGCGGATTGCCTACGACCTCAAAGAAGCCCAGATCGATCAAATCCAGCCAGGCTTGATGCGGCAGGCCGAACGCTACTTCATCCTTCAGCAGATCGACACGCTCTGGCGTGAGCATTTGCAGGCGATGGAAGCCTTGCGCGAATCCGTCGGTCTGCGGGGCTATGGGCAAAAAGATCCACTGCTGGAGTATAAGAGTGAGGGCTACGAGCTGTTCCTCGAGATGATGACGGCGATTCGCCGCAACGTGATCTACTCGATGTTCATGTTCGATCCGCAGCCTCAAGCCCGTCCACAAGCTGAGGTGGTTTAG
- the glmU gene encoding bifunctional UDP-N-acetylglucosamine diphosphorylase/glucosamine-1-phosphate N-acetyltransferase GlmU, which yields MVAVAILAAGKGTRMKSQLPKVLHRLGSQTLLDRVLASLTPLNVDRCFVIVGYQGDRVRESWAHRTDIEFVEQTQQLGTGHAVQQLLPHLKGYQGDLLVLNGDVPLLRGETLEALVSGHQRSGAAATLLTAQLNQPKGYGRVFCDATSRVCEIIEDRDCTPAQRQNPRVNAGVYCFRWPDLEAVLPNLSTANDQQEYYLTEAITYLDPVSAVEVADSQEILGINDRLQLADSFRILQERIRQQWMLAGVTLVDPTSITIDETVQLGTDVVIEPQTHLRGNTVIGNNCSIGPNSLITNSQIGDGVTVQMSVISDSTIAANSKIGPFAHLRGAAAIGEACRIGNFVEVKKSTVGDRTNVAHLSYLGDATLGQRVNVGAGTITANYDGVSKHPTVIGDRSKTGANSVLVAPVTIGQDVTIAAGSTINKDVPDGALAIARSRQTIHENWSTPTTEQ from the coding sequence ATGGTTGCTGTTGCCATTTTGGCTGCGGGCAAAGGAACCCGGATGAAATCGCAGCTACCGAAGGTATTGCACCGGCTCGGTAGTCAAACCTTGCTCGATCGCGTACTGGCAAGCCTCACCCCTCTCAACGTCGATCGCTGCTTCGTGATCGTCGGCTATCAGGGCGATCGCGTGCGGGAATCATGGGCGCACCGGACTGACATTGAATTTGTCGAACAGACCCAGCAACTGGGAACCGGTCATGCGGTCCAGCAACTCTTGCCGCACCTCAAGGGTTACCAAGGCGATCTGCTGGTGCTGAATGGTGATGTGCCGCTGCTGCGGGGCGAAACCCTCGAGGCCTTAGTCTCAGGGCATCAACGCAGTGGGGCTGCAGCAACTCTTCTAACAGCGCAACTCAATCAACCTAAAGGCTATGGCCGTGTCTTTTGCGATGCCACCAGCCGGGTTTGCGAAATTATTGAAGATCGCGACTGCACTCCAGCTCAGCGCCAAAATCCCCGCGTCAATGCCGGCGTCTACTGCTTCCGCTGGCCAGATCTGGAAGCTGTGCTGCCAAATCTGAGCACCGCTAACGACCAGCAAGAGTATTACCTAACGGAAGCAATCACCTATCTTGATCCGGTTTCTGCTGTTGAAGTCGCGGATAGTCAGGAGATTTTAGGCATCAACGATCGCCTACAGCTAGCCGACTCCTTCCGTATCTTGCAGGAGCGAATTCGCCAGCAATGGATGTTGGCGGGCGTAACGCTCGTCGATCCAACCAGCATCACGATCGACGAAACCGTCCAACTTGGCACGGATGTAGTGATTGAGCCCCAGACCCATCTGCGTGGCAACACAGTGATTGGCAACAATTGCTCGATCGGCCCCAATAGTCTGATTACGAATAGTCAGATTGGCGACGGTGTCACGGTTCAGATGTCGGTGATTAGCGACAGCACGATCGCAGCCAACAGCAAAATTGGCCCCTTCGCTCACCTGCGCGGAGCCGCCGCGATCGGGGAAGCCTGCCGGATTGGCAACTTTGTCGAAGTCAAGAAATCCACGGTTGGCGATCGCACCAATGTTGCGCACCTGTCCTACTTAGGGGATGCCACCTTAGGACAACGAGTCAACGTCGGTGCGGGCACAATTACAGCCAACTATGACGGCGTTAGCAAGCATCCAACGGTGATCGGCGATCGCAGTAAAACAGGGGCGAATAGCGTCTTGGTTGCCCCCGTCACGATCGGCCAAGATGTCACGATTGCTGCTGGTTCAACCATCAATAAAGATGTGCCCGATGGCGCGTTAGCGATCGCCCGTAGTCGTCAAACCATTCATGAGAATTGGTCGACTCCTACAACAGAGCAGTGA
- a CDS encoding potassium channel family protein produces the protein MRGLRIVRLFRLIRLLRFVRFLVRFRIILEASARFAEKTYLLYIATLGGVVVMSAALGFYYMEVNVNENVSSLWDAFWWTVVTITTVGYGDIYPVTTAGRILAIALMLGGIGTFSSITAAIAAYTISKNKNKATSE, from the coding sequence TTGCGCGGGCTCCGGATTGTTCGACTCTTTCGCCTGATACGGCTACTGCGCTTTGTCCGATTTCTAGTCCGCTTCCGCATTATTCTCGAGGCTTCTGCCCGTTTTGCTGAGAAAACTTACCTTCTCTACATTGCAACGCTAGGCGGCGTGGTCGTGATGTCAGCAGCCCTTGGCTTCTACTACATGGAAGTGAATGTCAACGAAAACGTTAGTAGCCTTTGGGATGCTTTTTGGTGGACGGTTGTGACGATTACAACGGTTGGTTATGGTGACATCTATCCAGTGACGACAGCGGGGCGGATTCTCGCGATCGCTTTAATGCTGGGCGGGATCGGAACCTTCAGTTCGATCACTGCTGCGATCGCGGCCTACACGATCAGCAAAAATAAGAACAAAGCAACGTCGGAATAG
- a CDS encoding DUF1823 family protein, with protein MGITITDELLWAILKDELSDAEANALVWQALGYVWDEAQSCWKTDLVAPEWRQDYPEPPDFIASRPATVKLTRSIPAPYKQLLKEELGFAGYSINELVPRKTRRATMTNWLLAYRRSQQD; from the coding sequence ATGGGCATCACAATTACTGATGAGTTGCTTTGGGCCATCCTCAAAGATGAGCTGTCGGATGCCGAAGCCAATGCTTTGGTTTGGCAGGCTTTGGGCTATGTCTGGGATGAAGCCCAATCCTGTTGGAAAACGGACCTAGTCGCCCCTGAGTGGCGACAGGATTATCCAGAGCCGCCCGACTTTATTGCTAGTCGGCCTGCCACGGTCAAATTAACGCGATCGATTCCAGCACCTTATAAACAACTGCTCAAAGAGGAGCTAGGATTTGCGGGTTACTCGATCAATGAATTGGTGCCTCGCAAAACCCGCCGCGCCACGATGACCAATTGGCTTTTGGCCTATCGGCGATCGCAACAAGACTAG
- a CDS encoding carbon dioxide-concentrating mechanism protein CcmK — protein sequence MSQQAIGSLETKGFPPILAAADAMVKAGRITIVSYMRAGSARFAVNIRGDVSEVKTAMDAGIEAAKNTPGGTLETWVIIPRPHENVEAVFPIGFGPEVEQYRLSAEGTGSGRR from the coding sequence ATGTCTCAGCAGGCAATTGGCTCGCTGGAAACGAAGGGCTTTCCCCCAATCTTGGCGGCAGCTGATGCCATGGTCAAAGCTGGCCGAATCACGATTGTGAGCTACATGCGGGCCGGTAGCGCTCGCTTTGCAGTCAACATTCGGGGGGATGTCTCAGAAGTCAAAACGGCGATGGATGCGGGCATTGAAGCCGCGAAAAATACGCCTGGTGGCACCCTCGAAACGTGGGTGATCATCCCTCGCCCGCATGAAAACGTGGAAGCGGTCTTCCCGATCGGCTTTGGCCCAGAAGTGGAACAATATCGACTCTCTGCCGAAGGAACTGGTAGTGGCCGCCGTTAA
- a CDS encoding carbon dioxide-concentrating mechanism protein CcmK, with amino-acid sequence MPIAVGTIQTLGFPPIIAAADAMVKAARVTITQYGLAESAQFFVSVRGPVSEVETAVEAGLKAVAETEGAELINYIVIPNPQENVETVMPIDFTAESEPFRS; translated from the coding sequence ATGCCAATTGCTGTCGGAACGATTCAAACCCTCGGATTTCCGCCGATTATTGCTGCGGCAGATGCGATGGTCAAAGCGGCTCGGGTCACCATCACCCAGTATGGATTGGCGGAAAGTGCCCAATTCTTTGTCTCGGTGCGGGGACCTGTTTCGGAAGTCGAAACGGCTGTTGAAGCAGGGTTGAAAGCAGTTGCTGAAACCGAAGGGGCAGAGCTGATCAATTACATCGTCATCCCGAATCCACAAGAAAACGTGGAAACGGTGATGCCGATCGACTTCACGGCTGAATCCGAGCCCTTTCGGTCTTAA
- the dusB gene encoding tRNA dihydrouridine synthase DusB, with protein sequence MAEFAVVDRAIPAHLQTPLQVGSLILHSRVLQSPLAGVSDRSFRQLVRRSAPQSLIFAEMAHAGLQLAGRDRWEFLPHEQPIGAQLFGDQPATLAAAAQQAEAAGAVCIDLNMGCPVSKVTRKRGGSALLREPELAIAIVQAVAAAVSIPVTVKTRLGWEQVTILDFAQQLEAAGAQLLTLHGRSRSQGYSGQADWNWITRVKSRLSIPVIANGDINSPADAIACLQQTGADGVMCGRGSLGNPGLVGAIDRSLKTGEQTPELELRDRLQLAREHLLLLWEDKGAAGLLQARKHLGWYLADQPDYQDLRQHLLRSEDLSQSLDLLDAAIASVVC encoded by the coding sequence GTGGCTGAATTTGCCGTCGTTGACCGAGCGATTCCTGCTCATTTACAAACGCCACTGCAGGTAGGTTCTCTGATTCTGCACAGTCGTGTCTTGCAATCACCGCTGGCGGGCGTCAGCGATCGCAGCTTTCGACAGCTCGTCCGGCGATCGGCTCCGCAGTCGCTGATTTTTGCCGAAATGGCGCATGCAGGCTTGCAATTAGCAGGGCGCGATCGTTGGGAATTTTTGCCCCATGAGCAACCGATTGGCGCGCAGTTATTTGGTGATCAGCCAGCGACTTTAGCAGCAGCAGCGCAACAAGCCGAAGCAGCTGGAGCGGTTTGTATCGACCTGAACATGGGTTGTCCCGTCAGTAAAGTGACGCGCAAACGCGGTGGATCCGCGCTCCTCCGCGAGCCAGAACTGGCGATCGCGATCGTCCAAGCGGTGGCAGCAGCGGTCAGCATTCCCGTCACCGTCAAAACCCGCTTGGGCTGGGAGCAGGTGACCATTCTCGACTTCGCCCAACAGCTTGAAGCAGCAGGGGCACAACTGCTGACACTTCATGGCCGCAGTCGCAGTCAGGGCTATAGCGGTCAGGCAGATTGGAACTGGATTACACGGGTCAAATCACGGCTGTCGATTCCCGTAATCGCCAATGGTGATATCAACTCGCCAGCAGATGCGATCGCCTGTCTCCAGCAAACGGGTGCGGATGGTGTGATGTGTGGGCGCGGTAGCCTCGGTAATCCTGGCTTAGTGGGCGCGATCGATCGCTCTCTCAAAACTGGAGAGCAAACACCGGAATTAGAGCTGCGCGATCGCCTGCAACTGGCGCGGGAACATCTGCTGCTGCTCTGGGAGGACAAAGGAGCAGCGGGACTCTTGCAAGCTCGCAAGCATTTGGGCTGGTATCTCGCGGATCAACCTGACTATCAAGACCTGCGTCAGCACCTCCTCCGCAGTGAGGATCTCAGCCAAAGTCTGGATTTATTGGATGCAGCAATCGCCTCTGTAGTCTGCTGA
- the glyA gene encoding serine hydroxymethyltransferase, giving the protein MTETNFDFLAQGDPAIAAIIGRELQRQQEHLELIASENFASPAVMAAQGSVLTNKYAEGLPSKRYYGGCEFVDQAEELAIERAKELFGAAHANVQPHSGAQANFAVFLTLLQPGDTFLGMDLSHGGHLTHGSPVNVSGKWFNAGHYGVNRETERLDYDAIRELALQHRPKLIICGYSAYPRTIDFAKFREIADEVGAYLLADMAHIAGLVAAGLHPSPIPHCDVVTTTTHKTLRGPRGGLILTRDAELGKKLDKSVFPGTQGGPLEHVIAAKAVAFGEALRPEFKTYSAQVIANAQALARQLQARGLKIVSDGTDNHLLLVDLRSIGMTGKVADLLVSDVNITANKNTVPFDPESPFVTSGIRLGTAAMTTRGFKEAEFAIVADIIADRLLNPEDSSMEDSCRRRVLELCQRFPLYPHLSPATPVAV; this is encoded by the coding sequence GTGACTGAGACGAACTTCGACTTCCTCGCCCAAGGTGATCCGGCGATCGCGGCCATCATTGGTCGGGAACTGCAGCGCCAGCAAGAACACCTTGAACTGATCGCCAGCGAAAACTTTGCCTCACCAGCGGTGATGGCAGCTCAAGGCTCGGTGCTGACCAACAAGTATGCAGAAGGTCTGCCCAGCAAACGCTACTACGGCGGCTGTGAGTTCGTTGACCAAGCGGAAGAATTGGCGATCGAGCGGGCTAAAGAACTGTTCGGCGCAGCCCACGCCAACGTTCAGCCCCACAGCGGTGCTCAGGCCAACTTTGCGGTCTTCCTGACCCTGCTGCAACCGGGCGATACTTTCCTAGGCATGGACCTGTCCCACGGCGGGCACCTAACCCACGGCTCACCGGTTAACGTCTCGGGCAAATGGTTCAATGCTGGTCACTACGGCGTCAACCGTGAAACCGAGCGTCTGGATTACGATGCCATCCGCGAGCTCGCTCTGCAGCACCGTCCTAAACTGATCATCTGCGGCTACTCGGCTTATCCCCGCACCATCGACTTTGCCAAATTCCGCGAAATTGCTGATGAAGTCGGCGCATACTTGCTGGCGGACATGGCGCACATCGCCGGTTTAGTCGCTGCGGGCCTGCATCCTAGCCCAATTCCTCACTGCGATGTCGTCACGACAACCACCCACAAAACCCTGCGCGGCCCTCGTGGCGGCTTGATCCTGACGCGCGATGCGGAACTCGGCAAGAAACTCGACAAATCCGTCTTCCCCGGCACCCAAGGGGGCCCGCTGGAGCACGTAATTGCTGCGAAAGCCGTCGCCTTCGGCGAAGCCCTACGCCCTGAGTTCAAGACCTATTCAGCGCAAGTGATTGCCAACGCTCAAGCTTTGGCTCGTCAACTGCAAGCTCGCGGCCTCAAGATCGTCTCGGATGGCACCGACAACCACCTCTTGCTCGTCGACCTGCGATCGATCGGCATGACCGGTAAAGTAGCTGATCTGTTGGTCAGCGATGTGAACATCACCGCCAACAAGAACACGGTGCCCTTCGATCCCGAATCGCCGTTTGTCACCAGTGGCATTCGCCTGGGTACGGCAGCGATGACAACGCGGGGCTTCAAGGAAGCAGAATTTGCGATCGTGGCAGACATTATTGCCGATCGCCTACTCAACCCCGAAGACAGCAGCATGGAAGACAGCTGCCGTCGCCGCGTCCTCGAATTATGCCAGCGCTTCCCGCTGTACCCGCACCTGTCACCCGCAACGCCGGTCGCGGTTTAG
- a CDS encoding MraY family glycosyltransferase, whose protein sequence is MTAPAAPTSLYPLLAFCVSALVVVLTTPVVRSLGLQRGLVDQPGERKVHHRPMVRLGGISIFLGSLAALLLTWWLGGFGVLPSDREYEIWGVTIGGLVFFLIGLADDFFSLSPITRLLAQMTVAAGVWLVGVRIDLLTIPFVGGVYVLPEWLSLPVTVLWLVGMTNAINWIDGLDGLAAGVSGISAVILLIVALAVQQPAAALVAAALAGGCLGFLRYNFNPAKIFMGDGGSYFIGFTLAGVGVIGLVKSLTTFAVLLPYLILAVPMLDMVTVILDRLRSGQSPFKADKRHLHHRLLDAGFSHRRTVVLIYGLTLCAGSWALAFANIPSGYAYAIASTLLVIVLFWRSRQRSRRSLP, encoded by the coding sequence ATGACAGCCCCGGCTGCGCCTACTTCGCTGTATCCGTTGTTGGCCTTTTGTGTCTCGGCCTTGGTGGTCGTCCTGACGACACCAGTGGTGCGTAGTCTTGGCCTGCAGCGGGGGCTAGTCGATCAGCCCGGTGAGCGCAAGGTTCACCATCGACCAATGGTGCGGCTGGGAGGCATTTCGATCTTTCTGGGCTCTTTAGCCGCCCTACTACTGACTTGGTGGCTAGGCGGTTTTGGCGTCCTGCCCTCCGATCGCGAATACGAAATCTGGGGCGTGACGATCGGTGGGCTGGTCTTCTTTTTGATTGGCCTCGCTGATGACTTTTTCTCGCTCTCACCGATCACGCGACTGCTGGCCCAGATGACGGTGGCTGCGGGTGTTTGGTTGGTGGGGGTCCGCATTGATCTCCTGACAATTCCCTTCGTCGGGGGCGTCTATGTACTGCCAGAGTGGCTGAGCCTGCCGGTCACGGTTCTCTGGCTAGTGGGCATGACCAATGCGATCAACTGGATTGATGGGCTCGATGGATTAGCCGCTGGAGTGTCGGGCATTTCCGCCGTTATTTTGCTGATCGTGGCGCTAGCCGTGCAGCAACCGGCTGCTGCGCTAGTTGCTGCTGCCTTAGCTGGGGGGTGCCTTGGCTTTCTGCGCTACAACTTCAACCCCGCGAAGATTTTCATGGGCGATGGCGGCTCCTACTTTATTGGCTTCACCTTGGCTGGGGTCGGGGTGATTGGTCTGGTCAAAAGTCTGACAACGTTTGCGGTGCTACTGCCCTACTTGATTTTGGCAGTGCCGATGTTGGACATGGTGACGGTCATCCTCGATCGCTTGCGCAGCGGTCAATCGCCCTTCAAAGCCGATAAACGCCACCTCCACCATCGCCTGTTGGATGCGGGCTTTTCTCATCGCCGCACGGTCGTCCTAATCTATGGGCTGACCCTCTGTGCCGGGAGCTGGGCCCTCGCCTTCGCCAATATTCCTAGCGGCTACGCCTACGCGATCGCCTCAACCCTATTGGTGATTGTGCTGTTCTGGCGATCGCGGCAGCGATCGCGCCGTTCTCTTCCCTGA
- a CDS encoding competence/damage-inducible protein A: protein MSDPRYCAEIISVGTELLLGNILNSNAQFLAEELAQLGIPHYFQTVVGDNRDRLQSAVKIAAERSGLLIFTGGLGPTPDDLTTETLAACFETHLAERPEVITDIEAKFTRRGRVLTDNNRKQALLPVGAELLPNPSGTAPGMIRSPRSGLTLMTFPGVPAEMRRMWTETAVPWLHQNDWCRSILVSRLLRFWGISESALAEKVAPFFDLQNPTVAPYANNGEVKLRITAAAASEAEGVALIAPIEQELRAIAGRDCYGADNDSLASVVGALLHDRGQTLAVAESCTGGGLGQLITTIPGSSQWFWGGVIAYDNRVKQSLLNVSAETLAEAGAVSAVVAEQMAIGIQQRLGTTWGVSITGIAGPDGGTETKPVGLVYIGIAGPTGCFGVERRWGAERGRDWVRRLSAGEALDQLRRSLLNLT from the coding sequence ATGTCTGATCCCCGTTATTGCGCCGAGATTATCAGTGTCGGCACAGAGCTGCTGCTCGGGAACATCCTCAACAGCAATGCTCAGTTTTTGGCCGAAGAACTGGCACAACTGGGAATTCCTCACTACTTCCAAACCGTGGTGGGCGACAACCGCGATCGCCTCCAGTCAGCGGTCAAAATCGCGGCGGAGCGATCGGGGCTGCTGATCTTCACAGGGGGGCTAGGGCCAACCCCCGATGACCTGACGACGGAAACCCTAGCAGCTTGCTTCGAGACGCACTTGGCTGAACGCCCCGAAGTCATCACTGACATTGAGGCAAAATTTACGCGGCGCGGACGGGTCTTGACCGACAACAACCGCAAGCAGGCACTCTTACCGGTTGGAGCCGAATTGCTGCCCAATCCCAGCGGTACCGCCCCCGGCATGATCCGGTCGCCGCGATCGGGCCTAACGCTGATGACCTTCCCCGGCGTACCCGCTGAAATGCGCCGGATGTGGACAGAAACAGCGGTGCCTTGGCTGCACCAAAACGACTGGTGTCGATCGATTCTGGTCAGTCGTTTGCTGCGTTTTTGGGGCATTTCCGAGTCAGCACTGGCTGAAAAAGTGGCGCCCTTCTTCGACCTGCAAAATCCAACGGTTGCACCCTACGCTAACAACGGCGAGGTGAAGTTACGGATCACGGCAGCCGCAGCCTCTGAAGCAGAAGGGGTAGCCCTGATTGCGCCGATCGAGCAAGAACTGCGGGCGATCGCAGGACGAGATTGCTACGGTGCTGACAACGACAGCTTGGCTTCGGTGGTCGGTGCGCTCCTGCACGATCGCGGTCAGACTTTGGCCGTCGCAGAATCCTGTACCGGCGGTGGTTTGGGTCAGTTGATCACGACAATTCCCGGCAGCTCCCAATGGTTTTGGGGCGGTGTGATCGCCTACGACAACCGTGTGAAACAATCGCTCCTCAATGTCTCAGCGGAAACTTTGGCTGAAGCAGGGGCGGTCAGCGCAGTCGTCGCAGAACAGATGGCGATCGGCATCCAGCAGCGCCTAGGGACGACCTGGGGCGTTTCCATCACCGGCATTGCGGGGCCGGATGGTGGCACGGAAACGAAGCCGGTGGGATTGGTCTACATCGGTATTGCAGGCCCAACAGGTTGCTTCGGCGTTGAACGGCGCTGGGGCGCTGAGCGCGGGCGTGACTGGGTCCGGCGCCTGAGTGCGGGTGAAGCACTCGATCAACTGCGGCGATCGCTGCTGAATTTGACCTAA